The following proteins are encoded in a genomic region of Pseudodesulfovibrio mercurii:
- a CDS encoding Rne/Rng family ribonuclease, with product MTKKKRQKMFISVLPGEQVEVVIAEEGKVNEYYVEMVHQAKTKGNIYKGYIHNIDNGLQAAFINYGAERNGFLQIDEVHPEYYINEVPTKKGQRFPLMQKVLKPGQEVLVQVVKEPTGKKGAFLTSYLSLPGRCFVYTVGRSQIGVSRKIEDEKERDRLKTALEGFETAEGVGLIARTAAVGQSKAALERDFKYLNRLWTDIRANAQKVKAPAPVYQELGLAARAVRDYLTLDITEIWVDDKETYEQVHQFVKLAFPRKNNLVRLHEDNELSLLERFNLVKQVEEIYSREASMPSGGRLVFDATEALTAVDINSGKIGGEKNFQKMALKTNVEAAREIARQLRLRDIGGQVVIDFIEMKNPKDCREVEKVMRAEMKNDRARTDVSRISSFGLMELVRQRLGSSAIAISTEPCPCCKGTGIRRNMEWQALQALKDIHRDLRKPGSDEVQYDCEEELAIYLLNNKRGILADLEKRYEKTIHIDIEYEYDE from the coding sequence ATGACCAAGAAGAAACGGCAGAAGATGTTCATCTCCGTGCTGCCGGGAGAACAGGTCGAGGTCGTCATCGCCGAGGAGGGCAAGGTCAACGAGTATTACGTTGAGATGGTCCACCAGGCCAAGACCAAGGGCAACATCTACAAGGGCTACATCCACAACATCGACAACGGGTTGCAGGCCGCGTTCATCAACTACGGGGCCGAGCGCAACGGCTTTCTGCAGATCGACGAGGTCCACCCCGAATACTACATCAACGAGGTGCCCACCAAGAAGGGCCAGCGCTTCCCGCTCATGCAGAAGGTGCTCAAGCCCGGCCAGGAGGTCCTGGTCCAGGTGGTCAAGGAACCCACAGGCAAGAAGGGCGCGTTCCTGACCTCCTACCTCTCCCTGCCCGGCCGCTGCTTCGTCTACACCGTGGGCCGCAGCCAGATCGGGGTCTCGCGCAAGATCGAGGACGAGAAGGAGCGGGATCGCCTCAAGACCGCCCTGGAGGGGTTCGAGACCGCCGAGGGCGTGGGGCTCATCGCCCGCACCGCGGCCGTGGGCCAGTCCAAGGCCGCCCTGGAGCGCGACTTCAAGTACCTGAACCGGCTGTGGACCGACATCCGGGCCAACGCCCAGAAGGTCAAGGCCCCGGCGCCGGTCTACCAGGAGCTCGGCCTGGCCGCCCGGGCCGTGCGCGACTACCTGACCCTGGACATCACCGAGATCTGGGTGGACGACAAGGAGACCTATGAGCAGGTCCACCAGTTCGTCAAGCTGGCCTTCCCGCGCAAGAACAACCTGGTCCGGCTGCACGAGGACAACGAGCTGTCCCTGCTGGAGCGGTTCAACCTGGTCAAGCAGGTGGAGGAGATCTACTCCCGCGAGGCGTCCATGCCCTCGGGCGGGCGGCTGGTCTTCGACGCCACCGAGGCCCTGACCGCCGTGGACATCAACTCCGGCAAGATCGGCGGCGAGAAGAATTTCCAGAAGATGGCGCTCAAGACCAACGTGGAGGCCGCCCGCGAGATCGCCCGCCAGCTGCGGCTGCGCGACATCGGCGGCCAGGTGGTCATCGACTTCATCGAGATGAAGAACCCCAAGGACTGCCGCGAGGTGGAGAAGGTCATGCGCGCGGAAATGAAGAACGACCGCGCCCGGACCGACGTCTCGCGCATCTCCTCCTTCGGGCTCATGGAGCTGGTCCGCCAGCGGCTGGGCTCCTCGGCCATCGCCATCTCCACCGAGCCCTGCCCCTGCTGCAAGGGCACGGGCATCCGCCGGAACATGGAATGGCAGGCCCTCCAGGCCCTCAAGGACATCCACCGCGACCTGCGCAAGCCCGGCTCCGACGAGGTCCAGTACGACTGCGAGGAGGAACTGGCCATCTACCTGCTGAACAACAAGCGCGGCATCCTCGCGGACCTGGAAAAGCGCTACGAAAAGACCATCCACATCGACATCGAGTACGAATACGACGAGTAG
- a CDS encoding PAS domain S-box protein, which translates to MKNRRTTPEDRLRQRAREHAARLRDGDDPVEFWAAFCTQVLAEDDEAAPSGDDCPPDPRASRLHTLFLSLHTPVLLLNADFEVEVMNPAAVELTGAGDLEGWCRGEHAPVPLAELAPWLARALEAEGLGEGVEACKLDVPVARRHGERHFNVSVSPTADFSDRQDGYAVVLDDITARAREERELARERNRAAHYLDVVGAMVFTLDAAGRIDMVNRTACRVLGHAEGDLLGRDWVDTLVPLPDRDEIRDCLYLVLSGQAGGEDERTFRVLTREGSERTVQWQSQLLTTGGGLPVGMLVSGTDVTEQRAIEEALAKKELWLRSTFVGLGEAVLILTPGMEILDANPAAEAMFQKTQAELAGLPVGDLHVSANHYDDFLARSRAAFEAGERALFELPLKRRNGEIFPADQSVSLIKGDDGSTLGVVNVIRDISDRKNAEADLKRSEEKFRRIFETIEEGYMVTDLAGTVLMVNPATCRLLQFEESELVGRNIDTVYRRPDDSESLRESLFARGAVRGLQLTAKRKDGATIVIEANAHRVLNHQDEPVAMEGTFRDITRRMEAEKVLRESEKQYRAFFENNHAIMLLTDPKSERIIDANPAAEDFYGYPIEVMKTMNLSQINALDRDEMFAEMRRSMDEGRAYFILRHRLANGEIRNVEVYSGPIMVQGSQRLYSVIHDVTKRIELEREMKLLATTDALTGANNRHQFFALGAVEVQRAKRYALPLTVLMLDIDYFKSINDTYGHAAGDLVLKALSASVSATLRASDIFGRLGGEEFAVILPQTDIDEGAEAAERLRETLAGLAVEVGDESITFTVSMGVTRICAGDKTVEDVLNRADEALYKAKRMGRNRVVRG; encoded by the coding sequence TTGAAGAACAGACGCACCACCCCCGAGGATCGACTCCGGCAACGCGCCCGCGAGCACGCCGCCCGCCTGCGGGACGGCGATGATCCCGTGGAGTTCTGGGCGGCCTTCTGCACGCAGGTCCTGGCCGAGGACGACGAGGCGGCCCCGTCCGGCGACGACTGTCCCCCGGACCCCAGGGCGTCGCGGCTGCACACCCTGTTCCTGAGCCTGCACACCCCGGTCCTGCTGCTCAACGCCGACTTCGAGGTGGAGGTCATGAACCCGGCGGCCGTGGAGCTGACCGGGGCCGGCGACCTGGAGGGCTGGTGCCGGGGCGAGCACGCGCCCGTGCCCCTGGCCGAACTGGCCCCCTGGCTGGCCCGCGCCCTGGAGGCCGAGGGGCTCGGCGAGGGGGTCGAGGCCTGCAAGCTGGACGTGCCCGTGGCCCGGCGGCACGGCGAGCGCCATTTCAACGTCTCGGTCTCCCCGACCGCCGATTTTTCCGACCGCCAAGACGGCTACGCCGTGGTCCTGGACGACATCACCGCCCGGGCCAGGGAGGAGCGCGAACTGGCCCGCGAGCGCAACCGGGCGGCCCACTATCTGGACGTGGTCGGGGCCATGGTCTTCACCCTGGACGCCGCCGGCAGGATCGACATGGTCAACCGGACCGCCTGCCGCGTGCTCGGGCACGCCGAAGGGGACCTCCTGGGCCGGGACTGGGTGGACACCCTGGTCCCCCTGCCCGACCGGGACGAGATCCGCGACTGCCTGTACCTGGTCCTGTCCGGCCAGGCCGGCGGAGAGGACGAACGCACCTTCCGGGTGCTCACCCGCGAGGGGAGCGAGCGGACGGTCCAATGGCAGAGCCAGCTCCTGACCACCGGGGGCGGGCTGCCCGTGGGCATGCTCGTGTCGGGCACGGACGTCACCGAGCAGCGGGCCATCGAGGAGGCCCTGGCCAAGAAGGAGCTGTGGCTGCGCAGCACCTTCGTGGGCCTGGGCGAGGCCGTGCTCATCCTCACCCCCGGCATGGAGATCCTGGACGCCAACCCCGCGGCCGAGGCCATGTTCCAGAAGACCCAGGCCGAGCTGGCCGGGCTGCCCGTGGGCGACCTGCACGTCAGCGCGAACCACTACGACGATTTTCTGGCCCGCTCCAGGGCCGCCTTCGAGGCCGGGGAACGCGCCCTGTTCGAGCTGCCCCTGAAACGGCGCAACGGCGAGATCTTCCCGGCCGACCAGTCCGTCTCCCTGATCAAGGGCGACGACGGGTCCACCCTGGGCGTGGTCAACGTCATCCGGGACATCTCGGACCGCAAGAACGCCGAGGCCGATCTCAAGCGCAGCGAGGAAAAATTCCGGCGCATCTTCGAGACCATCGAGGAGGGGTACATGGTCACGGACCTGGCGGGGACCGTGCTCATGGTCAACCCGGCCACCTGTCGGCTGCTCCAGTTCGAGGAGTCCGAGCTGGTCGGGCGGAACATCGACACCGTGTACCGGCGGCCCGACGACAGCGAGAGCCTGCGCGAGAGCCTGTTCGCCAGGGGGGCCGTGCGGGGCCTGCAGCTGACCGCCAAACGCAAGGACGGCGCGACCATCGTCATCGAGGCCAACGCCCACCGGGTCCTCAACCACCAGGACGAGCCCGTGGCCATGGAGGGAACCTTCCGCGACATCACCCGGCGCATGGAGGCGGAAAAGGTCCTGCGCGAGAGCGAGAAGCAGTACCGCGCCTTTTTCGAGAACAACCACGCCATCATGCTCCTGACCGATCCCAAGTCCGAGCGGATCATCGACGCCAACCCGGCGGCCGAGGACTTCTACGGCTATCCCATCGAGGTCATGAAGACCATGAACCTGAGCCAGATCAACGCCCTGGACCGGGACGAGATGTTCGCCGAGATGCGCCGCTCCATGGACGAGGGCCGGGCCTACTTCATCCTCCGCCACCGGCTGGCCAACGGCGAGATCCGCAACGTGGAGGTCTACTCCGGGCCGATCATGGTCCAGGGGTCCCAGCGCCTGTACTCGGTCATCCACGACGTGACCAAGCGCATCGAACTGGAGCGGGAGATGAAGCTGCTGGCCACCACGGACGCCCTGACCGGGGCCAACAACCGCCACCAGTTCTTCGCCCTGGGCGCGGTGGAGGTCCAGCGGGCCAAGCGGTACGCCCTGCCCCTGACCGTGCTCATGCTCGACATCGACTATTTCAAGTCCATCAACGACACTTACGGCCACGCGGCCGGAGACCTGGTCCTCAAGGCACTGTCCGCGTCCGTCTCGGCCACCCTGCGCGCCTCGGACATCTTCGGCAGGCTGGGCGGGGAGGAGTTCGCGGTCATCCTGCCCCAGACCGACATCGACGAGGGGGCCGAGGCGGCCGAGCGGCTGCGGGAAACCCTGGCCGGGCTCGCCGTGGAGGTGGGGGACGAATCCATCACCTTCACGGTCTCCATGGGGGTGACCCGCATATGCGCCGGGGACAAGACCGTGGAGGATGTCCTCAACCGGGCGGACGAGGCCCTGTACAAGGCCAAGCGCATGGGCCGGAACCGGGTGGTGCGCGGCTGA
- a CDS encoding radical SAM protein, with the protein MAYKYVFGPVMSGRLGRSLGLDLLGDRICSMDCVYCEVGATRNRTCERRVYVPAADILRELSQWKEEGLEPPDMITLGGLGEPCLNADMERIILGAKALFPGIPVAVLTNASLMTDPEVRRELCAADVVLPSMDSLVPEEFTRVNRPDEAITPEAVADGLLAFRNEFKGKIFLEILLAEGINDSDENLGRLRIFCQRLAPDRVDVVTLTRPGTVKGVRPVDGEVLSRWRLALGGGETRPDGRRAHAGKEMSLERMTAAVTASLSRRPQTAEQLAQALGADLERVRQAVEALEKMGEVTRRDDRGETFYHGTGHVIED; encoded by the coding sequence ATGGCATACAAATACGTCTTCGGCCCGGTCATGAGCGGGCGGCTCGGCCGCTCCCTCGGACTCGACCTGCTCGGCGACCGCATCTGTTCCATGGACTGCGTCTACTGCGAGGTGGGCGCCACCAGGAACCGGACCTGCGAGCGCAGGGTCTACGTTCCGGCGGCCGACATCCTCCGGGAACTGTCCCAGTGGAAGGAGGAAGGGCTGGAGCCGCCGGACATGATCACCCTCGGCGGCCTGGGCGAACCGTGCCTGAACGCGGACATGGAGCGGATCATCCTCGGGGCCAAGGCGCTCTTTCCGGGGATCCCCGTGGCCGTGCTGACCAACGCCAGCCTGATGACCGACCCCGAGGTGCGGCGCGAACTGTGCGCCGCCGACGTGGTCCTGCCCAGCATGGACTCCCTGGTGCCCGAGGAATTCACCAGGGTGAACCGGCCGGACGAGGCCATCACGCCCGAGGCCGTGGCCGACGGGCTCCTTGCCTTCAGGAATGAATTCAAGGGAAAGATATTTTTGGAAATTTTGCTTGCCGAAGGAATTAACGATTCCGACGAGAACCTCGGCAGGCTACGGATTTTCTGCCAACGGCTTGCCCCCGACCGGGTGGACGTGGTCACGCTGACCCGTCCCGGCACGGTCAAGGGGGTCCGCCCCGTGGACGGGGAGGTTTTAAGCCGTTGGCGCCTGGCGCTCGGAGGCGGGGAGACCCGCCCGGACGGGCGGCGGGCCCATGCGGGCAAGGAGATGAGCCTGGAGCGGATGACCGCTGCCGTGACCGCCTCCCTGAGCCGCAGGCCCCAGACCGCCGAACAGCTGGCCCAGGCCCTGGGCGCGGACCTCGAGAGGGTTCGCCAGGCCGTGGAAGCCCTCGAAAAAATGGGCGAAGTGACCCGCCGGGATGACCGGGGGGAGACATTTTACCACGGAACGGGCCATGTCATCGAAGACTGA
- a CDS encoding sensor histidine kinase, with protein MLEITLEILRFCVLSVALGLFIHADRTVTYGRRGFLLIKIGFLLILFGIFMEITNKLDIPGWAMVGDVHLHIYLAKLLGQLAGSILLLAGLWFWLPSIRTMDEVRDELDRARSDLEEHFLARTRDLEQEVDRRCKAEAEGRIADERRRILFENSPVGITHGFVGGRFVERNKAYARMLGYDSPEEMAQAQALAGDTFSHMVDPADEERIVNLARTEDAVQGLTVRMRRKDGAIRWIRLDMAMARDHHGQNYYFYAFALDKTESRERAEALARSKRRLKGILHSLPVGVFVVDLKRHTLVDANPEALAMSGHTRQELVGQPCGDILCGDTDLCPWRTEDGHVEVEESFLVRKDGTRLPVLKNMVSTVVDGRESMVVSVQDISEQKRLEELRADVDRIVTHDLKAPIIGVIDGCRLLLMEEERLDGELSEMLHLIEHQAEKALRLIGLSLTLYRIEAGTYAYEPEPTDLMAVIREALGNLGGRIADRGQTVAVSLDGRPDDGRDALVVPANPLLLETMVSNLLLNAVEAAPDGGAISVRVAPGDPTVLVIANPGAVPGSLRETFFDKYATHGKQGGTGLGTYSARLAATAMGGAIALEVSDAEDRTTLRVTLPGA; from the coding sequence GTGCTGGAAATCACCCTGGAAATTCTGAGATTCTGCGTCCTCTCCGTGGCGCTCGGCCTGTTCATCCACGCCGACCGGACCGTGACCTACGGCCGCCGGGGCTTCCTGCTGATCAAGATCGGCTTCCTGCTCATCCTCTTCGGCATCTTCATGGAAATCACCAACAAGCTCGACATCCCGGGCTGGGCCATGGTCGGCGACGTGCACCTGCACATCTACCTGGCCAAGCTCCTGGGCCAGTTGGCCGGATCGATCCTGCTCCTGGCCGGGCTGTGGTTCTGGCTGCCGTCCATCCGGACCATGGACGAGGTCCGGGATGAGCTGGACCGGGCCCGGAGCGACCTGGAGGAGCACTTCCTGGCCCGGACCCGCGACCTCGAGCAGGAGGTGGACCGGCGGTGCAAGGCCGAGGCCGAGGGGCGCATCGCGGACGAGCGCCGCCGCATCCTGTTCGAGAACAGCCCGGTGGGCATCACCCACGGCTTCGTGGGCGGCCGGTTCGTGGAGCGCAACAAGGCCTACGCCCGCATGCTCGGCTACGACTCCCCCGAGGAGATGGCCCAGGCCCAGGCCCTGGCGGGCGACACCTTCTCCCACATGGTGGACCCGGCCGACGAGGAGCGCATCGTCAACCTGGCCCGGACCGAGGACGCGGTCCAGGGGCTGACCGTGCGCATGCGCCGCAAGGACGGGGCCATCCGCTGGATCCGCCTGGACATGGCCATGGCCCGGGACCACCACGGCCAGAACTACTATTTCTACGCCTTTGCCCTGGACAAGACCGAGAGCCGCGAGCGCGCCGAGGCCCTGGCCCGGTCCAAGCGCCGCCTCAAGGGCATCCTCCACTCCCTGCCCGTGGGCGTCTTCGTGGTCGATCTCAAACGGCACACCCTGGTTGACGCCAACCCCGAGGCCCTGGCCATGAGCGGCCACACCCGGCAGGAGCTGGTGGGCCAGCCCTGCGGCGACATCCTGTGCGGGGACACCGACTTATGTCCCTGGCGGACCGAGGATGGCCACGTGGAAGTGGAGGAGAGCTTCCTGGTCCGCAAGGACGGCACCCGGCTGCCGGTGCTCAAGAACATGGTCTCCACCGTGGTGGACGGCCGCGAGAGCATGGTGGTCAGCGTCCAGGACATCTCCGAACAGAAACGGCTCGAAGAGCTGCGCGCGGACGTGGACCGCATCGTGACCCATGACCTCAAGGCGCCGATCATCGGCGTCATCGACGGCTGCCGCCTGCTGCTCATGGAGGAGGAGCGCCTGGACGGCGAACTGAGCGAGATGCTGCACCTCATCGAGCACCAGGCGGAAAAGGCCCTGCGCCTGATCGGCCTGTCCCTGACCCTGTACCGCATCGAGGCCGGGACCTACGCCTACGAGCCCGAGCCCACGGACCTCATGGCCGTGATCCGCGAGGCCCTGGGCAACCTGGGCGGCCGGATCGCGGACCGGGGCCAGACCGTGGCCGTGAGCCTCGACGGCCGCCCGGACGACGGGCGGGACGCCCTGGTGGTGCCCGCCAACCCCCTGCTCCTGGAGACCATGGTCTCCAACCTGCTGCTCAACGCCGTGGAGGCCGCCCCGGACGGGGGCGCGATCTCGGTGCGCGTCGCCCCGGGCGACCCGACCGTCCTGGTCATCGCCAATCCGGGGGCCGTGCCCGGGTCCCTGCGCGAGACCTTCTTCGACAAGTACGCCACCCACGGCAAACAGGGCGGCACGGGCCTGGGGACCTATTCGGCCCGGCTGGCGGCCACGGCCATGGGCGGGGCCATCGCCCTCGAGGTCTCCGACGCCGAGGACCGGACCACCCTGCGCGTGACCCTGCCCGGCGCGTGA
- a CDS encoding tRNA (adenine-N1)-methyltransferase — protein MIEPGQLILLISHKGKRYLRKLEAGGEVHTHDGKLLMDEVAEAGFGQYVKTHLGKSYLVLKPTLHDLIKGVKRQTQIMYPKEIGYLMMKLGIGPGSTVIESGTGSGGLTTALAWFVGDTGKVITYERRADFYKLAGKNLERVGLAHRVEQVNRNIEDGFLHSGADALFLDVRTPWEYLGAIPDAVIPGAMCGFLLPTVNQVSDLLRGLEDGPFAELEVLEILVRRWKPVADRLRPDDRMVAHTGFLVFARYMEQPEVQPLPGDEPEGIPDSALSDEDPDDAPVTEDDPDALEV, from the coding sequence ATGATCGAACCCGGACAGCTCATTCTGCTCATCAGCCACAAGGGCAAGCGCTACCTGCGCAAACTCGAGGCCGGCGGCGAGGTCCACACCCATGACGGCAAGCTGCTCATGGACGAGGTGGCCGAGGCCGGCTTCGGCCAGTACGTCAAGACCCACCTGGGCAAGTCGTACCTGGTGCTCAAGCCCACCCTGCACGACCTGATCAAGGGGGTGAAGCGCCAGACCCAAATCATGTACCCCAAGGAAATCGGCTACCTGATGATGAAGCTGGGCATCGGCCCCGGCTCCACGGTCATCGAGTCCGGCACGGGCTCGGGCGGCCTGACCACGGCGCTCGCCTGGTTCGTGGGCGACACCGGCAAGGTCATCACCTATGAGCGGCGCGCCGACTTCTACAAGCTGGCGGGCAAGAACCTGGAGCGCGTCGGGCTGGCCCACCGCGTGGAGCAGGTCAACCGGAACATCGAGGACGGCTTCCTGCACTCGGGCGCGGACGCCCTGTTCCTGGACGTGCGCACCCCCTGGGAATACCTCGGCGCCATCCCCGACGCGGTCATCCCCGGCGCCATGTGCGGCTTCCTGCTGCCCACGGTCAACCAGGTGTCCGACCTGCTGCGCGGCCTGGAGGACGGCCCCTTCGCCGAGCTGGAGGTCCTGGAGATCCTGGTCCGCCGCTGGAAGCCCGTGGCCGACCGGCTGCGTCCGGACGACCGCATGGTCGCCCACACCGGCTTCCTGGTCTTCGCCCGGTACATGGAGCAGCCCGAGGTCCAGCCCCTGCCCGGGGACGAGCCCGAGGGCATCCCGGACAGCGCCCTGTCCGACGAGGACCCGGACGACGCCCCCGTGACGGAGGACGACCCCGACGCCCTCGAGGTCTAG